The Candidatus Poribacteria bacterium DNA window GATAACGGATTTTACTGTTGAAAACGGTGCGACCCTCGTTGTACCATTCAGCCATCGCGCACGGCGGAGCCCCTCGGCATCCGATATTGCAGAGAGTCACCCAGTGCCCATCTGCGGACGCCGCGGTTCCGTGTTATTGTGGCACGGTGGCACATGGCACGGGCAGGGCGAGAACACAACCGAAGACCAACACCGCATGGCATTGAATATCGCTTACTATCCGCCTTGGTGGAATCTCATGCGGGAGGGCGGTCATCAACCCGTTTTTCCTGAGACGTTTGCACGTATGCCGGAGGACCTCCAAGCGCTCGTGCGACATAAGGTAGCGAAACGACGCGCAGACATCTACGAGTTTTGAGTTGTTTAATGCTCGCGTTATCGTTGCGCTACAGTCTTGAGAATCCCTTTGGTAGCGTCTGAGATGTTAAGCGTCGTAAACGCCGCATCGGACAATGCAACCAAGTAGTATGCTTGATGTTCGGTAGGATTAAGTTTAATCTCACCATCCTCGACCTCAACAAGAAAGTTGAAATGCCTCGTTTTTTTCCCGGAACTGGATCTATAATCAAAGGATCCGAGGTATTCAAGGACTGATGTGACAATAAGTCCCGTCTCTTCCTGTACTTCCCGGGCAAGTGCTGTGAGTAGACCTTCCCCCGCCTCCACGGTACCCCTCGGAATTTCAACAAATCCACCCATGAAGTCAGCTGGCACTCGCTCGATGAGCAAGAATTTGTTGTTTTTGTAGATTGCCGCGCCCACAAC harbors:
- a CDS encoding NUDIX hydrolase; this encodes MQSNIDATIIQQLLTEAQKDGVQKLVVGAAIYKNNKFLLIERVPADFMGGFVEIPRGTVEAGEGLLTALAREVQEETGLIVTSVLEYLGSFDYRSSSGKKTRHFNFLVEVEDGEIKLNPTEHQAYYLVALSDAAFTTLNISDATKGILKTVAQR